The DNA sequence TGTCACCACATTATCCTACCATAAATCCGGAGCCAGGACGGAATTGTGGCATATGCACAAAAGCAGTGTCGACTTGAATGGCGCATCAAGTACGCTCTATGATTTTCTTTCCCAAAATAGAATgactgagtcacacacacaccgaagTGATcatgctgtctctctgccttTGCAGAGGGGCTATAGAGCCACCAACAGTGACTCGCATTCTGTCATTGTTTGTCTTATCTACAGGCCTGTGTTCACGTCGCCCTTTAAGCACTGACTGTAGAAGCACAGGGCCACCATACCCCTCTTTTAGAGAGTCAATACAGGCTGCTGAGGTACTCTGCTTTAAACCTTAAGAGCCTCGTGCACGCCCACAGCGGACAGACGGCGGTTGATGTTGCGATAACGACAGCGGAGAAGGTCACGATAAGTGGACCGCAGGTCTCGATTGAAGAAGGCGTAGATGAAGGGGTTCATTAGGGAGTTGGCGTAGCCTAACCAGAGCAGCGTGCGCTCCAGCCAGATTGGCACACAGCTACACTCCACTCCACAGATAAAGGGCCTGGCAGTGGACAGGATGAAGAATGGCAGCCAGCACACGGCAAAGACCCCCACAATGACCCCCAGTGTTGTCGCCGCTTTCTGCTCCCGTTTGAAGATGGAGATGTTTCTGCGCTCACGGTTCAGCAGGCGGGACAAGGCGGCACAGTCCTCCGCCACACCGGGCGGCTTCAGGCCCTGCATCCGCAGTGCCTCATTAGCCACTGTTTCAAGGCGCTCCCGGCGCGAAAGGTCAGTGAAGCGGTGCTTGGCGCCACTCTTGCGAGCTGCCCTGAAGATCTTGTAGTACATGACCAGCATGACCAGCATAGGGATGTAGAAGGCTACAGCTGTGGAATAGATGGTGTAGCCAAAGTCTTGGCTAATGAGGCACACGCCGGCTGTGTGGACGTTTTTAGCCCAGCcgcagaaaggtggcagggtgaTGGAGGCTGAAGCCAGCCAAACTCCCAGGATCATCTTTGCCATCAGCTGACCGTTCTGCCGCGCCGGGTAGGTGAGGGGCCGTGTGATCCCCAAATATCTGCAAagaaaggagacagaggaagcatCAGCACCAACTTTCAGGCAGCTTTTCAGCATAGGACTGTAGAAGCTGCCTCGATATTTGCTGCGAAGCCCTTTCTACCCTGTCTGAACAGAAACTTTGTC is a window from the Acanthopagrus latus isolate v.2019 chromosome 5, fAcaLat1.1, whole genome shotgun sequence genome containing:
- the htr7c gene encoding 5-hydroxytryptamine receptor 7; this translates as MYNTSGIELTLNKKEDISEVINGTVQLLHNALTASPTTMWNESCGEQLQDFGRPEKIIIGVMLAIITAVTVMGNTLVVIAVCVVKKLRQPSNYLLVSLAVADLSVAIVVMPFVIVTDLTGGKWLFGDTFCNIFIGMDVMCCTASIMTLCVISVDRYLGITRPLTYPARQNGQLMAKMILGVWLASASITLPPFCGWAKNVHTAGVCLISQDFGYTIYSTAVAFYIPMLVMLVMYYKIFRAARKSGAKHRFTDLSRRERLETVANEALRMQGLKPPGVAEDCAALSRLLNRERRNISIFKREQKAATTLGVIVGVFAVCWLPFFILSTARPFICGVECSCVPIWLERTLLWLGYANSLMNPFIYAFFNRDLRSTYRDLLRCRYRNINRRLSAVGVHEALKV